From the Actinomycetota bacterium genome, the window GGGCTGCGGCTCAGCGTGGTCGACATGACCAGCCTGGACCAGCTCAAGCAGGCCATCCGGTCCGAGACCCGGCTGGTCTGGGTGGAGACGCCGACCAACCCGCTGCTCGGGGTGGTCGACATCGCGGGCGCGGCCGAGGCCGCCCACGCCGCCGGGGCGCTGTGCGCCGTCGACAACACCTTCGCCACCCCGTTCCTGCAGCGGCCCCTCGAGCTGGGGGCCGATCTGGTCGTCCACTCCTCGACCAAGTACCTGGGCGGCCACTCCGACGTGGTCGGCGGGGCCCTGGTCACGGCCGTGCCCGAGCTGTACGAGCGGGCGCGATTCCTCCAGAACGCCGCCGGGGCGGTGCCCGGGCCGATGGACTGCTGGCTGACCCAGCGCGGGATCAAGACCCTGGCCCTGCGCATGCGGGCCCACTGCCACAACGCCATGCGGGTGGCCGCGTTCCTGGCCGGCCGGCCCGAGGTGGCCGAGGTCCGCTACCCGGGCCTGGCCGGCGACCCCGGCCACGAGCTGGCCGCCCGGCAGATGGCCGCTTTCGGGGGCATGGTCGCCTTCCGCCCGGCCGGCGGGGTCGAGGCGGCCAAGCGGCTGGTCGCCGCCACCGAGGTGTTCACCCTGGCCGAGAGCCTGGGCGGGGTGGAGAGCCTGATCGAGCTGCCCGGCGAGATGACCCATGCCAGCGTGGCCGGCACCGACGCCGAGGTCCCGG encodes:
- a CDS encoding cystathionine gamma-synthase; translated protein: MDFETRAVHVGSEPDPATGAVIPPIYQTSTFAQEAVGTHQGYEYARTGNPTRANLEACLASLEGVAPGGPGGGLCFASGMAATTTVLQTLAPGDHLVLSADVYGGTYRVAARLFEGWGLRLSVVDMTSLDQLKQAIRSETRLVWVETPTNPLLGVVDIAGAAEAAHAAGALCAVDNTFATPFLQRPLELGADLVVHSSTKYLGGHSDVVGGALVTAVPELYERARFLQNAAGAVPGPMDCWLTQRGIKTLALRMRAHCHNAMRVAAFLAGRPEVAEVRYPGLAGDPGHELAARQMAAFGGMVAFRPAGGVEAAKRLVAATEVFTLAESLGGVESLIELPGEMTHASVAGTDAEVPADLVRLSVGVEHPDDLVADLARALDRM